Proteins from one Listeria innocua genomic window:
- a CDS encoding DeoR/GlpR family DNA-binding transcription regulator, producing the protein MLSTAKERQLKIVNRLKVEQFMRIIDLVELVNYSEATVKRDLVELEKEGLVRRTRGGAMIIDNKKIDLPYLMKMNERSNETSKIRIADIAKSLIRDDMVIFLDSSSTSLHLIDVLSKFDGLQIITNGVMTASMLSEFTNARVSILGGSILTKRYTVNGAKAYNDALTYNADIAFVSCRGIDYDKGATETHEGEALIKQAFRRQSSSLVLLVTEEKVGHKFMHQSLACHDIDYLITDFKLDSDVEEQFKTHQITCLY; encoded by the coding sequence ATGTTAAGCACAGCAAAAGAACGGCAACTAAAAATCGTTAACCGGCTAAAAGTGGAACAATTTATGCGGATTATTGATTTAGTGGAGCTTGTCAACTACAGCGAAGCCACTGTTAAACGGGATTTAGTAGAATTGGAAAAAGAAGGACTTGTGAGACGAACAAGAGGCGGCGCAATGATTATCGATAATAAAAAAATCGATTTGCCTTATTTAATGAAAATGAACGAGCGGAGTAATGAAACGAGTAAAATAAGAATTGCCGATATTGCAAAATCACTGATTCGCGATGATATGGTGATTTTCTTAGACTCAAGCTCAACCTCCCTGCATTTAATCGACGTTTTAAGTAAATTTGATGGACTGCAAATTATTACAAACGGGGTCATGACGGCTTCCATGCTATCAGAATTTACAAATGCAAGAGTTAGTATTTTAGGAGGCTCGATTTTAACGAAGCGATACACGGTGAACGGCGCAAAAGCATACAATGATGCCCTAACTTATAATGCGGATATTGCTTTTGTTTCATGCCGCGGGATCGACTATGACAAAGGTGCAACCGAAACACATGAAGGTGAAGCGCTCATCAAACAAGCTTTCAGGCGCCAGTCAAGTTCGCTCGTTTTACTTGTTACTGAAGAAAAAGTAGGACACAAGTTTATGCACCAAAGCTTAGCATGTCATGATATTGACTATTTAATTACGGACTTCAAACTGGACTCAGATGTAGAGGAACAGTTCAAAACCCATCAAATTACTTGTTTGTATTAA
- a CDS encoding PTS fructose transporter subunit IIC — protein MKIVGVTACPTGIAHTYMSAEKLTITAEALGYEVKIETQGAKVENVLTKEDIATADYVILAVDKEIDTSRFAGKKIKKVSTSRAIKEADVVIEETISGKGLINLEAKSSDVSSEQPSKASLYNHFMNGVNYMLPFVIAGGILIAISFAFGIDASNPDSDSYNALAAAFSKIGGDTAFGLMVPALAAGIAVSVAGRAGFAPGLVAGTLATVGGSGFLGGMIGGILAGYVAHFFANKVNVTKSLASIYQLIVVPLLGITIVGLAMVFIIDTPIAWVLNALTSWLNGLGETSGVVFGLLIGVMMAADMGGPINKSISTFSIGLMSAGVTAPIAACMAAGMVPPLGLALATLLFKNKFTKEEKTAGNSCWVLGASYITEGAIPFAVADPLRVIPSLMLGSATAAAISMGAGVTSMAPHGGIWVMFIPNVINHLFIYLLAIAAGTVVTAISVGLLKTPVNKRKNKEEMI, from the coding sequence ATGAAAATAGTTGGTGTTACTGCTTGTCCCACTGGTATTGCTCATACGTATATGTCTGCCGAGAAATTAACTATAACGGCAGAAGCGCTTGGTTACGAAGTGAAAATCGAGACTCAAGGAGCAAAAGTAGAAAATGTTTTAACAAAAGAAGACATCGCGACTGCTGATTATGTCATTTTGGCAGTGGATAAAGAAATAGATACATCAAGATTCGCTGGAAAGAAAATTAAAAAAGTATCCACTTCCAGAGCGATTAAAGAGGCTGATGTGGTTATTGAAGAAACTATTTCAGGTAAAGGGTTAATCAATTTAGAGGCGAAAAGTTCGGATGTAAGCTCTGAACAACCTTCAAAAGCAAGTTTATACAATCACTTTATGAATGGTGTTAACTATATGTTGCCATTTGTTATAGCTGGCGGGATTTTAATTGCCATTAGTTTTGCTTTTGGGATTGATGCCTCAAACCCTGACTCTGATTCGTATAACGCACTTGCAGCTGCATTTTCTAAAATTGGTGGGGATACTGCGTTTGGTTTAATGGTTCCAGCACTTGCAGCGGGGATAGCGGTTTCTGTTGCTGGTCGAGCAGGATTTGCGCCCGGACTTGTCGCAGGGACACTGGCGACTGTTGGTGGATCAGGATTTCTAGGCGGTATGATTGGTGGTATTTTGGCTGGTTACGTGGCGCATTTCTTTGCTAATAAAGTCAATGTCACTAAATCACTTGCTTCGATTTATCAGTTGATTGTTGTACCGCTTTTAGGGATTACGATTGTTGGTTTGGCGATGGTATTTATTATTGATACACCAATCGCTTGGGTTTTAAATGCGCTCACGAGTTGGTTAAATGGACTTGGTGAGACATCCGGCGTTGTGTTTGGCCTACTCATTGGTGTGATGATGGCAGCAGATATGGGAGGGCCAATCAATAAATCTATTTCAACCTTTTCAATCGGGTTAATGTCAGCAGGTGTAACGGCGCCGATTGCGGCTTGTATGGCTGCTGGAATGGTTCCGCCACTTGGATTAGCACTCGCAACATTATTATTTAAAAACAAATTTACAAAAGAAGAAAAAACAGCGGGGAATTCTTGTTGGGTGTTAGGTGCATCCTATATTACTGAAGGAGCAATTCCTTTCGCAGTTGCTGATCCGCTTCGGGTTATCCCGAGTTTGATGTTAGGTTCTGCAACAGCGGCTGCAATTTCGATGGGAGCAGGTGTTACTTCGATGGCGCCTCACGGTGGAATTTGGGTAATGTTCATTCCAAACGTTATTAACCATCTATTTATCTACTTACTAGCAATTGCAGCAGGTACAGTCGTGACAGCAATTTCTGTCGGACTATTAAAAACCCCGGTAAACAAGCGAAAAAATAAAGAGGAGATGATATAA
- a CDS encoding ketose-bisphosphate aldolase gives MLYTMKDLLAVGKEHQFAVPAFNICSFDMLKAIMEEVEANNAPVILEIHPDEIEYLGDNFVATVREYAHRSKVPVVIHMDHGGTIKDVMRAIRNGYTSVMIDASRASYEENVALTKQVVELAHKVGVSVEAELGTIGNNGSAEGGADTIIYTDPDQAEDFVQRTGIDTLAVAIGTAHGLYPKDKKPELNMPLLKELNKRLDIPFVLHGGSGNPDKEVSESVQYGVRKVNLSSDLKSVFFEEVRRVLVDNPAMYEPNQVYPSANEKVKEVVRHKLHILNTTGQADKY, from the coding sequence ATGTTATATACAATGAAAGATCTTTTAGCAGTAGGAAAAGAACATCAATTTGCGGTACCAGCATTTAATATCTGTAGTTTTGATATGTTAAAGGCGATAATGGAGGAAGTGGAGGCAAATAATGCTCCTGTAATTTTAGAAATTCATCCGGATGAAATAGAATATCTTGGTGATAACTTTGTTGCAACAGTAAGAGAATACGCACATAGAAGTAAGGTGCCGGTCGTTATTCATATGGATCACGGTGGAACAATTAAAGATGTGATGCGGGCTATTAGAAATGGCTATACTTCCGTCATGATTGACGCTTCAAGAGCCAGTTATGAAGAGAATGTCGCTTTGACAAAACAAGTGGTTGAACTTGCGCATAAAGTCGGTGTTTCTGTTGAAGCGGAACTTGGAACAATCGGGAACAATGGTTCAGCAGAAGGCGGGGCGGATACAATCATATATACTGACCCTGACCAAGCAGAAGATTTTGTACAGAGAACTGGCATTGATACGTTGGCCGTAGCTATTGGAACGGCGCATGGTTTATACCCAAAAGATAAAAAACCAGAACTGAATATGCCTCTTTTAAAAGAATTAAATAAACGCTTGGATATTCCGTTTGTACTTCATGGTGGTTCAGGAAATCCAGATAAAGAAGTCAGTGAATCAGTACAATACGGCGTTAGGAAAGTAAACCTTAGTTCAGATCTGAAAAGCGTGTTTTTTGAAGAGGTTCGCCGCGTTTTAGTGGATAATCCTGCGATGTATGAACCAAATCAAGTGTATCCATCAGCTAATGAAAAAGTAAAAGAAGTTGTAAGACATAAATTACACATTTTAAATACTACTGGTCAAGCAGATAAATACTAA
- the tatA gene encoding Sec-independent protein translocase subunit TatA, translated as MIGPGSIALIVGAALVIFGPKKLPELGRAAGDTLREFKNATKGMMDDSKEETKKEDSRP; from the coding sequence ATGATCGGACCAGGAAGTATCGCTTTAATTGTCGGAGCTGCCCTTGTGATTTTCGGACCAAAAAAACTGCCAGAGCTTGGTAGAGCTGCTGGAGACACTCTTCGCGAATTCAAAAATGCGACAAAAGGCATGATGGATGATTCAAAAGAAGAAACTAAAAAAGAAGATTCACGCCCGTGA
- the tatC gene encoding twin-arginine translocase subunit TatC gives MTEVSMSLTGHLKELRTRLLIILLSFFLAFFVGLFVSKPLILFLQKDDLPKEVILHVFKVTDAFQIYIEMAFIIGLILVFPVILYQLWAFVKPGLHASEQRITLRYIPITFLLFLCGVVFSYVITFPFILKFMFQFAAELGVETTIGLATYFQFLLQIVLSFGVLFELPMVIMLLTRLSLITPNGMRRARKYAYFCLLIIAAFIAPPEILSHLMITIPLIGLYEISIVVSGFTVRRMDKEMNMKKML, from the coding sequence GTGACTGAAGTTTCCATGAGCCTCACTGGACACCTGAAAGAATTGCGAACCAGATTATTAATCATACTTCTATCCTTTTTTCTCGCTTTCTTTGTGGGGCTTTTCGTTTCCAAGCCGTTAATTTTATTTCTCCAAAAAGATGACTTACCAAAAGAAGTGATTTTGCACGTTTTTAAAGTGACGGATGCTTTTCAAATCTATATCGAAATGGCGTTTATTATCGGGCTTATTTTAGTATTTCCGGTTATTTTATATCAATTATGGGCCTTCGTAAAACCCGGCTTACATGCATCCGAACAACGAATTACCCTGCGCTATATTCCGATTACTTTTTTACTTTTTTTATGCGGTGTCGTTTTTTCTTATGTAATTACTTTTCCATTTATTTTAAAATTTATGTTCCAATTCGCGGCTGAACTTGGCGTTGAAACGACGATTGGCCTCGCAACTTATTTTCAATTTTTACTACAAATTGTGCTTTCATTCGGTGTATTATTTGAACTTCCGATGGTGATTATGCTGTTAACGAGGTTGTCACTGATAACACCAAACGGAATGCGGCGCGCACGGAAATATGCTTACTTCTGCTTATTGATTATCGCTGCATTCATCGCTCCACCAGAAATCTTATCGCATTTGATGATTACCATTCCGCTCATAGGGCTGTATGAGATTAGCATTGTTGTGTCTGGCTTTACTGTGCGGCGAATGGATAAGGAAATGAACATGAAAAAAATGCTTTGA
- a CDS encoding peptidase E, with product MKNLFLTSSFKDVVPLFTEFESNLQGKTVTFIPTASTVEEVVFYVEAGKKALEKLGLFVVELDVATESLDHIAATLRKNDFIYVTGGNTFFLLQELKRTGADKLILEEIAAGKLYIGESAGAVITSPNIAYIQSMDSPKKAEQLTNYDALNLVDFYTLPHYNNIPFKKITQKVVADYTKSLKMHPISNHEAILVRDEEVITKLANGKTD from the coding sequence ATGAAAAACTTATTTTTAACCTCGTCTTTTAAAGATGTTGTGCCATTATTTACTGAATTTGAAAGCAATCTCCAAGGAAAAACCGTTACTTTTATCCCGACCGCTAGCACAGTCGAAGAAGTAGTTTTTTATGTAGAAGCTGGTAAGAAAGCACTGGAGAAGTTGGGGTTATTCGTCGTAGAACTCGATGTTGCTACAGAAAGTTTAGACCACATTGCTGCGACACTCAGAAAAAATGATTTTATTTATGTTACTGGAGGCAATACCTTCTTTTTGTTACAGGAATTAAAGCGAACTGGGGCAGATAAACTAATTTTAGAAGAAATTGCTGCTGGAAAATTATACATCGGTGAATCAGCCGGAGCAGTTATCACCTCACCTAATATTGCATACATTCAATCGATGGACAGCCCCAAAAAAGCCGAACAATTAACAAACTACGATGCCTTAAACTTAGTCGATTTCTACACACTCCCGCACTACAACAATATTCCGTTTAAAAAAATAACGCAAAAAGTAGTTGCTGACTATACTAAAAGTTTAAAAATGCATCCGATTAGCAATCATGAAGCTATTCTCGTTCGCGATGAAGAAGTAATCACTAAACTTGCTAATGGAAAAACAGATTGA